The following coding sequences are from one Sciurus carolinensis chromosome 11, mSciCar1.2, whole genome shotgun sequence window:
- the Ccs gene encoding copper chaperone for superoxide dismutase translates to MASNSGDSGTLCTLEFAVQMTCQSCVDAVRKSLQGVAGVQGVEVQLENQMVLVQTTLPSQEVQALLEGTGRQAVLKGMGSSQLQNLGAAVAILGGPGTVQGVVRFLQLTPECCLIEGTIDGLEPGLHGLHVHQYGDLTRNCSSCGDHFNPDGTSHGGPQDSDRHRGDLGNVHADADGRAVFRIEDELLKVWDVIGRSLVVDEGEDDLGRGGHPLSKITGNSGERLACGIIARSAGLFQNPKQICSCDGLTIWEERGRPVAGEGRKNSAQPPAHL, encoded by the exons ATGGCTTCGAACTCGGGGGACAGTGGGACCCTGTGCACG TTGGAGTTCGCGGTACAGATGACCTGTCAGAGCTGCGTGGACGCGGTGCGCAAGTCCCTGCAAGGGGTGGCAG gtGTCCAGGGTGTGGAGGTGCAGCTGGAGAACCAGATGGTCTTGGTGCAGACCACTCTGCCTAGCCAGGAGGTGCAGGCGCTCCTGGAAGGCACTGGGCGGCAGGCCGTACTCAAGGGCATGGGCAGCAGCCAGCTGC AGAATCTGGGGGCAGCAGTGGCCATTCTGGGGGGCCCTGGCACCGTGCAGGGGGTGGTGCGCTTCCTACAGCTGACCCCTGAGTGCTGCCTCATCGAGGGAACCATTGATGGCCTAGAACCTGGGCTGCATGGACTCCACGTCCATCAGTATGGTGACCTCACGAGGAACTGCAGCAG CTGTGGGGACCACTTTAACCCTGATGGAACGTCTCATGGAGGCCCCCAGGACTCTGACCGG CACCGCGGAGACCTGGGCAATGTCCATGCTGATGCTGATGGCCGAGCCGTCTTCCGGATAGAGGATGAGCTGCTGAAG GTATGGGACGTGATTGGTCGCAGCCTGGTTGTCGATGAGGGAGAAGATGACCTGGGCCGGGGTGGCCACCCCTTATCCAAGATCACAGGGAACTCAGGGGAAAG ATTGGCTTGTGGCATCATCGCACGCTCTGCTGGCCTTTTCCAAAACCCCAAGCAGATCTGCTCCTGTGACGGCCTCACCATCTGGGAGGAGCGAGGCCGGCCCGTTGCTGGCGAGGGCCGAAAAAACTCAGCTCAGCCCCCTGCTCACCTCTAA